DNA sequence from the Streptomyces canus genome:
CGAACACTCGATGATCGAACAGGGCCTGCCCGTCGGCAACGGCCGCCTCGGCGCCCTCGCGAGCAACGACCCCGGCCGCGAACTCCTTCTCGTCACCGACGCCACCCTGTGGACCGGCGGCCTCAACGACATCCTCGACGCCGACGGCCAATTCCCCTACGGCCGCCAGGACTTCGGCTCCTTCACCCTGCTGGCCCGGCTCACCGTCGACATCCCCGACCACGACCTGTCCGCCGTCTCCGGCTACCGCCGCACCCTCGACCTCGCCCAGGGCGTGAACGAGACGTCGTACGTCCGCTCCGGCGTGACCTACCGGCGCCAGATCTTCGCCAGTCATCCCGACGACGTCATCGTCCTGCACTTCGGCCAGAGCGGAGGAGGCCGCTACACCGGCACGATCACGCTGGAGGGAACCCATGGCGAGGAGCCCGCGGTCTCCTTCGGCGCCACCCTCCCGAACGGCCTGAGATACGGGGCCGCGATCGCGGCGTACGGCTCCGGCGGCAGCGTCACCGTCGAGGGCCCGCGCATCGGCTTCACCGGGTGCAGGGAGCTCACCGTCGTCCTGAGCGGGGGCACCGACTACGCGCCCGACGCCGCCGCGCACTTCCGTGACCCGTCCCTCGACCCGCACAAGCTCGCACGTGCCAAGGTCCGCGCCGCCGCCCGGCACTCGGCGAACACCCTGCTGCACACCCACACCGCCGACCATCACGCCCTGTTCGGGCAGTTGGACGTCTCGCTCGGCACCTCCTCCGCCGAGCAGCGTTCCCTCGACACCTGGGAGCGCCTGCGCGCACGCGCCAGGGACGGAGTGCCCGACCCCGAACTGGAGGCCCAGTACCTGCAGTTCGGCCGCTACCTGATGATCGCGGGATCACGCGGCAGCCTCCCGCTGGGCCTCCAGGGACTCTGGCTCGACGGCAACGACCCGGACTGGATGGGCGACTACCACACCGACATCAACATCCAGATGAACTACTGGGCGGCCGACCGGACCGGCCTGTCCCCGTGCTTCGACACGTTCACCGACTACTGCCTCGCCCAGCTCCCGTCCTGGACCGATCTCACCCGCAGGCTGTTCAACGACCCCCGCAACCGCTACCGCAACTCCACGGGGAAGAACGCCGGCTGGACGGTCGCCATCTCCACCAACCCCTTCGGCGGAGGCGGCTGGTGGTGGCATCCGGCGGGCAACGCCTGGCTGTGCAACTCCCTTTGGGAGCACTACGAGTTCACCGCCTCCCGCGCCCATCTGGAGAAGATCTACCCCCTCCTGAGAGGCGCCTGCGAGTTCTGGGAGGCGCGGCTGCTGACCACGACTCTCCCGGGCACCTCACGGGAGGTCCTGATCGCCGACAGCGACTGGTCGCCCGAGCACGGCCCGCTCGACGCCAAGGGCATCACCTACGCCCAGGAACTCGTGTGGGCGCTGTTCGGCAACTACTGCACGGCCGCGGCCGAGTTGAGGAAGGACGCGGAGTTCGCCGCCACGATCGCCGGCCTCCGCAAGCGCCTCCACCTCCCCCAGGTCAGCCCCACCACGGGCTGGCTGGAGGAGTGGATGTCCCCCGACAACCTCGGCGAGACCACCCACCGCCACCTGTCGCCGCTCGTCGGTCTCTTCCCCGGCGACCGCATCCGCCCCGACGGCTCCACCCCGGCCGACCTCGTCGAGGGTGCCACCGCCCTGCTCACCGCACGCGGCATGGAGAGCTTCGGCTGGGCCAACGCCTGGCGCGCTCTGTGCTGGGCCCGCCTCAAGAACGCCGACAAGGCCTACCAGCTGGTGGTCAACAACCTCCGGCCCTCCGGCGGAGGCAGCAACGGCACCGCCTTCAACCTCTTCGACATCTACCAGGTGGAACAGGGCCGCGGAATCTTTCAGATCGACGCGAATCTGGGTACCCCTGCAGCGATGATCGAGATGCTGCTCTACTCCCGCCCCGGCCACCTGGAACTCCTGCCCGCCCTGCCCGACGCCTGGGCCGCCTCCGGCTCCCTCACGGGAGCAAGAGCACGCGGCGGCTTCGTCGTGGATCTACGCTGGCGGGATGGGAAACCGACCGAAGCACGGATCCGCAGCGCCGGAGGCCGCACCACGACGGTCGCGTACGCGGGAAGCGCCCGCACGGTGACACTGAAGCCGGGCGCCACGGTCACCCTGAAGGGCTTCGACCGATGAGGCGCCGGACGGCCCGAGGGGCCCGGCTCCTCGCGGTCACGGTCGCGGCCGCCGCACTCCAGGCCACGCCCGCACCGGCCGCCGTCAGCCCGCCGGACGGAGTGATCACCTGGGGCACGAGCGCCTACCCCATCGGAGACTCGGCGGCCGACCGCGGCTACCGCATGGTCGTGCACACCAGCGTCGGCGGCACCGACCCGCGCATCCGGCTCTCCAACGCGTTCGGCCACCAGCCGGTCACCTTCGACAGCGTCTACGCCGGTCTCCAGCTGAAGGACGCCGAGCTGGTGCGCGGCACCAACCGGCCGCTCACCTTCGACGGGTCCTCCTCCGTCACCGTGGAACCCGGCGCCACGGTGTACAGCGACCCCTTGTCCGGCAGGCTGGCCGCCGGGTCGAACCTGGTCGTCAGCCTCCACACCCCGGACGCGGCGGGCCCGGTCACCGGCCACTGGATGGCCCTGCAGACGTCGTACGCCACCCAGGGCGACCACACCGCCGAGGAGAGCGGCGCCCACTGGACCGAAGGAATCGGGTCGTGGTTCTACCTCGACGCGGTCTCGGTGCGCACGCCCGCGGCCACCGGTGCCGTGGTCGCACTCGGCGACTCCATCACCGACGGCTGGCACTCCACCGGCGACCACAACCGCCGTTGGCCCGACTACCTCGCCCGCCGCCTCCAGAAGGCCCACACCACGGTCAGGGGCGTGGCCAACGAGGGGATCTCCGGCAACAAGGTGCTGGCCGACGGCGCCGGGCCGAGCGCCCTGAACCGGCTGGACCGGGACGTCCTCTCCCAGCCGGGCGTGCACACCGTGTTCCTCTTCGAGGGGGTCAACGACCTCAAGGCCCACACCGGTGTCACCGCACCGGATCTGATCGCCGGCTACCGCGAGATCGTCGACCGGGCCCACGACGCCGGCAAGTGCGTGGTCGTCTCCACCATCGCCCCCTTCAAGGGCTGGCCGGAATGGGACCCGGCCGCCGAGGCCGTACGGCAGGAGGTCAACGACTTCATCAGGAGCCACGGCGACGAGTTCGACGCGGTCACCGACTTCGACCGCGTCCTGCGCAGCCCCTACGACCACGAACGGATACTCCCCGTCTTCGACGGCGGTGACCACATCCACCCCAACGACAAGGGCATGCAGGCGATGGCGGACTCCGTCGACCTGAACAGCCTGGACTGCGCACACCGCTGAGGGAGCGTCAGCCGCGGGCCGTCGTCTCCGGGGAGATCAACCCCTTGCGGTAGGCGACGGCCACGGCCTCGGTGCGGCTCGCCGCGCCCAACTTGGCCAGGATGTTGGAGACATGCACACTCGCCGTCTTGCCGGTGATGTACAGCTCCTCGCCGATCTGGCGGTTGCTGCGCCCCCGGGCGAGCAGCCGCAGCACGTCCTGCTCGCGGGCCGTGAGCAGCGACGCGGTGGACGGGGCCTCGACGAGCCGGCCGCGCCGGATCAGCTCGTCCAGCTGCTCCAGCAGCACCGTGGCGCCGAGCCGGGCGAACACCTCACGAGCGGCACGCGCCTCGGCCGCGGCCTCCTCACGCCGGTCGGCCGCGAGCAGGGCCTCGGCGTAGCGCAGCCGGCAGCGCGCCGGTTCGTACACGTCACCGAAGTCGAACGCGGCGACCGCCCTGGCCCAGGCGTCAGCGTCCGGCCCCGACGCGGCCCGTGTCCACTCCGCCTCGGCCCGGGCCAGCCAGGCCTGCCCTTCCGGTCCCTGCGCCATCCCGCCCTCGCCGTGCACGGCGGCGGTCCTTGCCAGCTCGACCAGCTCGGTCGCGGTCTCCGCCCAGCGGCGCGCCCCGTCCTGGTCTCCCTTGCGGCGCAGATCGTCGGCCCGGTCGGCGACCGCGGACAACGCGAGGGTGGCCAGCCGGACGGTGACGTGGGGAAGCGCGCCCGTGTCGTCGGTCAGCGCCGCGACGGTGGACCGCATCCGCTGTACGGCGTCCTCCGCATCGCCCCGCAACGCCGCCGCGTCGGTCAGCGCGATACCCGCGACGAGCGTGGCCATCCAGTCGAAGGGCCCCTCCAGCAGGGCCCGCGCTCGGTCGGTGGCCCTGAGGTCGCCGCGCGCGAGGCCGACGTACAGCGCGGGCGCCATCGTGTACCCGCCGGCCGCGGGCAGCACGTCGGCATCGGCGTGCGCCGCCCGGACACAGTCGTCCCAGCGGCCCAGCGTGTACAGCACCAGCAGCTGGAGGTAGCGCATCTCCATCGGATACGGCGACGACAGCAGCCCGGCGCGACGGGCACGGTCCAGCCCTTCGGTGAGCCAGGGCAGACACTCGTCGAGGTGCCCGGACTCGAAGCAGCCGACGGCGAGATTGAACAGCGCGCGCATCTCCACGGGGGTGCTGCCCGCCCGCCGGGCCAGCTCCCGGGCCTCCCGCAACCGCTCCCGCCCCGCCTCCGTGCGGCGGCCGCCGCCTTCGAGGACGGCCAGGGAGATCAGCAGATCCGCCTGGGCGTCCGGTACGTCCAACTGCTCGGCGGTGCCGAGGGCCTGCCGGGCGACCCGCAGCGCGACCTCGTTCTCGCCGACGTGCCGGGCCGCCATCACATGGGTGGCCGCGGCCCACACCCAGGTACGGGACGGTGGATCGGCGGGGATCATGGCGAGCGCCTCGCTGCTGTACGCGAAGGCCGCGGTGAGGTTGTCGACGCTCATCAGGTTCCCGGCGAGCGTGTAGCGCACCCGGGCGGCGAGTTCGGAGTCCGCCTCCTGCCCGACACCGGCGAGCGCGGCGCGCGTGAGCGAGACCGCCCGGTGCAGTTCGCCGGTGTGGGCGGCCGCCGCCGAGGCCCGCAGCATGAGCCGTACCCGGTCGACGCCCTCACCCGAGGGCCGCGCCGCCGGCTCCACCGCCGACCACAGGTCGAGGCCCGCCTCCAGATGCCGTAGCTCCTCGGCGGGTGCCCCCACCCGCTGGGCGTGGTCCGCGGCCTCCAGCGAGGCGGCGAGTGCCTCGGCCAGGTCGTGGCTCTCGCGGTAGTGGTGGGCCCGCTCCGCAGCGCTCTCGGCCCGCTGCCCGCGCCCGTCGAGCAGCCGGGCGAACGCCCCGTGCAGTCGTGCCCGCTCGCCCGGCAGCAGATCGGCGTACACGGCCTCACGGGCGAGGGCATGCCGGAACGCGTACGTGTCCCCTTCACCGGGCACCAGCAG
Encoded proteins:
- a CDS encoding SGNH/GDSL hydrolase family protein is translated as MRRRTARGARLLAVTVAAAALQATPAPAAVSPPDGVITWGTSAYPIGDSAADRGYRMVVHTSVGGTDPRIRLSNAFGHQPVTFDSVYAGLQLKDAELVRGTNRPLTFDGSSSVTVEPGATVYSDPLSGRLAAGSNLVVSLHTPDAAGPVTGHWMALQTSYATQGDHTAEESGAHWTEGIGSWFYLDAVSVRTPAATGAVVALGDSITDGWHSTGDHNRRWPDYLARRLQKAHTTVRGVANEGISGNKVLADGAGPSALNRLDRDVLSQPGVHTVFLFEGVNDLKAHTGVTAPDLIAGYREIVDRAHDAGKCVVVSTIAPFKGWPEWDPAAEAVRQEVNDFIRSHGDEFDAVTDFDRVLRSPYDHERILPVFDGGDHIHPNDKGMQAMADSVDLNSLDCAHR
- a CDS encoding helix-turn-helix transcriptional regulator; the protein is MSQISISTPLIGREDELTRLSGVLERARSGEARAVLVAGDAGVGKTRLLDEVTGRAASAGMTVLTGHCVDLGDVGLPYLPFTEVLGALAQDERFADALAAYPAVGRLLGGGAVGDSGGRLRLFEGIAGLLADLSDIAPLLLVLEDLHWADQSSRDLLRFLLSRGILQRSAGGSPTHRLAVLASYRADDLHRRHPLRPLLAELVRLPGVERLELRPMADGEVARLVRSLREAPLPDHTVRRIVERAEGNAFYAEELLAATGSGDGGVPSGLADVLLIRFEQLSDTAQQMLRTAAVAGRRVEHDLLRDAVRLPEEELETALREAIGRQLLVPGEGDTYAFRHALAREAVYADLLPGERARLHGAFARLLDGRGQRAESAAERAHHYRESHDLAEALAASLEAADHAQRVGAPAEELRHLEAGLDLWSAVEPAARPSGEGVDRVRLMLRASAAAAHTGELHRAVSLTRAALAGVGQEADSELAARVRYTLAGNLMSVDNLTAAFAYSSEALAMIPADPPSRTWVWAAATHVMAARHVGENEVALRVARQALGTAEQLDVPDAQADLLISLAVLEGGGRRTEAGRERLREARELARRAGSTPVEMRALFNLAVGCFESGHLDECLPWLTEGLDRARRAGLLSSPYPMEMRYLQLLVLYTLGRWDDCVRAAHADADVLPAAGGYTMAPALYVGLARGDLRATDRARALLEGPFDWMATLVAGIALTDAAALRGDAEDAVQRMRSTVAALTDDTGALPHVTVRLATLALSAVADRADDLRRKGDQDGARRWAETATELVELARTAAVHGEGGMAQGPEGQAWLARAEAEWTRAASGPDADAWARAVAAFDFGDVYEPARCRLRYAEALLAADRREEAAAEARAAREVFARLGATVLLEQLDELIRRGRLVEAPSTASLLTAREQDVLRLLARGRSNRQIGEELYITGKTASVHVSNILAKLGAASRTEAVAVAYRKGLISPETTARG
- a CDS encoding glycosyl hydrolase family 95 catalytic domain-containing protein, whose product is MTPDPSRRGVLALTAALAALPTFTATAAPQRPADAPALDADPRHRLRWQAPADEHSMIEQGLPVGNGRLGALASNDPGRELLLVTDATLWTGGLNDILDADGQFPYGRQDFGSFTLLARLTVDIPDHDLSAVSGYRRTLDLAQGVNETSYVRSGVTYRRQIFASHPDDVIVLHFGQSGGGRYTGTITLEGTHGEEPAVSFGATLPNGLRYGAAIAAYGSGGSVTVEGPRIGFTGCRELTVVLSGGTDYAPDAAAHFRDPSLDPHKLARAKVRAAARHSANTLLHTHTADHHALFGQLDVSLGTSSAEQRSLDTWERLRARARDGVPDPELEAQYLQFGRYLMIAGSRGSLPLGLQGLWLDGNDPDWMGDYHTDINIQMNYWAADRTGLSPCFDTFTDYCLAQLPSWTDLTRRLFNDPRNRYRNSTGKNAGWTVAISTNPFGGGGWWWHPAGNAWLCNSLWEHYEFTASRAHLEKIYPLLRGACEFWEARLLTTTLPGTSREVLIADSDWSPEHGPLDAKGITYAQELVWALFGNYCTAAAELRKDAEFAATIAGLRKRLHLPQVSPTTGWLEEWMSPDNLGETTHRHLSPLVGLFPGDRIRPDGSTPADLVEGATALLTARGMESFGWANAWRALCWARLKNADKAYQLVVNNLRPSGGGSNGTAFNLFDIYQVEQGRGIFQIDANLGTPAAMIEMLLYSRPGHLELLPALPDAWAASGSLTGARARGGFVVDLRWRDGKPTEARIRSAGGRTTTVAYAGSARTVTLKPGATVTLKGFDR